A window from Setaria italica strain Yugu1 chromosome VIII, Setaria_italica_v2.0, whole genome shotgun sequence encodes these proteins:
- the LOC101771434 gene encoding cysteine-rich receptor-like protein kinase 6 isoform X1: protein MESEQILASSLPKDLPATFMKEITNDFSPDQALGGSVFGTVYKGVLPDGGGMIAVKRLAENALVHLGISFKTEVTNLMAIKHENIVELVHYCHEAQKKVVQHHGRYVIVDVTESCLCYKYLPNGSLNKHLYADATSINWGTRFKIIKGICQGLHFLHKDLVGGPLIHMNLVPNSIWLDDNWVPKIADFALARLFGQEQTRMYTVNVKGYNGYIAPEYLYRGEISTMSDIYSLGMLILEITTGEKNCAVSEDRSARLFVDNVHQNWKTNEQLIYKYPSLDPNGLQQVKACIVIGLKCVEADRNRRPSITDIVDKLNGKRVPIFEQASSSENA, encoded by the exons ATGGAGAGCGAGCAGATTCTTGCGAGTTCATTACCAAAAGACCTACCAGCGACCTTTATGAAGGAAATTACCAATGATTTCTCTCCTGACCAAGCACTTGGTGGATCTGTTTTTGGAACAGTTTATAAG GGGGTTCTTCCAGATGGGGGCGGCATGATTGCTGTGAAGAGGCTTGCTGAAAACGCACTAGTGCACCTGGGCATATCATTTAAAACTGAAGTTACAAACCTTATGGCAATTAAACACGAAAATATAGTAGAGCTGGTTCACTACTGCCATGAAGCGCAGAAGAAAGTGGTTCAgcatcatggaagatatgtgATTGTAGACGTGACCGAAAGCTGTCTTTGCTACAAATATCTACCGAACGGAAGTCTTAACAAGCATCTTTATG CAGACGCTACGTCAATAAACTGGGGCACACGATTCAAAATAATTAAGGGGATCTGCCAGGGTTTGCATTTCCTTCACAAAGATTTGGTTGGTGGGCCCCTTATTCATATGAATCTTGTGCCTAACTCGATATGGTTGGATGATAACTGGGTGCCAAAGATTGCCGATTTTGCTCTTGCGAGGCTCTTTGGTCAAGAGCAGACCCGGATGTACACCGTCAACGTCAAGGGATATAA TGGATACATAGCTCCCGAATATTTATACAGAGGTGAAATCTCCACCATGTCAGACATATATAGTTTAGGCATGCTTATTCTTGAGATCACGACTGGAGAGAAGAACTGTGCAGTTTCTGAAGACAGATCTGCAAGACTGTTTGTCGACAAT GTACATCAAAATTGGAAGACAAATGAGCAATTAATATACAAGTACCCATCACTAGATCCAAATGGCCTCCAGCAAGTAAAAGCATGCATTGTAATTGGGCTAAAGTGTGTGGAGGCTGATCGGAACAGGAGGCCTTCCATAACGGATATTGTTGATAAGCTCAATGGGAAGCGTGTACCAATTTTTGAGCAG GCCTCCTCTTCGGAGAATGCATGA
- the LOC101771434 gene encoding cysteine-rich receptor-like protein kinase 6 isoform X2 — MESEQILASSLPKDLPATFMKEITNDFSPDQALGGSVFGTVYKGVLPDGGGMIAVKRLAENALVHLGISFKTEVTNLMAIKHENIVELVHYCHEAQKKVVQHHGRYVIVDVTESCLCYKYLPNGSLNKHLYDATSINWGTRFKIIKGICQGLHFLHKDLVGGPLIHMNLVPNSIWLDDNWVPKIADFALARLFGQEQTRMYTVNVKGYNGYIAPEYLYRGEISTMSDIYSLGMLILEITTGEKNCAVSEDRSARLFVDNVHQNWKTNEQLIYKYPSLDPNGLQQVKACIVIGLKCVEADRNRRPSITDIVDKLNGKRVPIFEQASSSENA, encoded by the exons ATGGAGAGCGAGCAGATTCTTGCGAGTTCATTACCAAAAGACCTACCAGCGACCTTTATGAAGGAAATTACCAATGATTTCTCTCCTGACCAAGCACTTGGTGGATCTGTTTTTGGAACAGTTTATAAG GGGGTTCTTCCAGATGGGGGCGGCATGATTGCTGTGAAGAGGCTTGCTGAAAACGCACTAGTGCACCTGGGCATATCATTTAAAACTGAAGTTACAAACCTTATGGCAATTAAACACGAAAATATAGTAGAGCTGGTTCACTACTGCCATGAAGCGCAGAAGAAAGTGGTTCAgcatcatggaagatatgtgATTGTAGACGTGACCGAAAGCTGTCTTTGCTACAAATATCTACCGAACGGAAGTCTTAACAAGCATCTTTATG ACGCTACGTCAATAAACTGGGGCACACGATTCAAAATAATTAAGGGGATCTGCCAGGGTTTGCATTTCCTTCACAAAGATTTGGTTGGTGGGCCCCTTATTCATATGAATCTTGTGCCTAACTCGATATGGTTGGATGATAACTGGGTGCCAAAGATTGCCGATTTTGCTCTTGCGAGGCTCTTTGGTCAAGAGCAGACCCGGATGTACACCGTCAACGTCAAGGGATATAA TGGATACATAGCTCCCGAATATTTATACAGAGGTGAAATCTCCACCATGTCAGACATATATAGTTTAGGCATGCTTATTCTTGAGATCACGACTGGAGAGAAGAACTGTGCAGTTTCTGAAGACAGATCTGCAAGACTGTTTGTCGACAAT GTACATCAAAATTGGAAGACAAATGAGCAATTAATATACAAGTACCCATCACTAGATCCAAATGGCCTCCAGCAAGTAAAAGCATGCATTGTAATTGGGCTAAAGTGTGTGGAGGCTGATCGGAACAGGAGGCCTTCCATAACGGATATTGTTGATAAGCTCAATGGGAAGCGTGTACCAATTTTTGAGCAG GCCTCCTCTTCGGAGAATGCATGA
- the LOC101770800 gene encoding probable disease resistance RPP8-like protein 4 translates to MADVVLGVAKSLVEGTITKAQAAIEESSKLQQSAQRDLVFIAGEFEMMQSFLSTTTEEQVTNNIVGTWVAQVLDLAYDVEDGIEFVVHLDNKSDWLPRLIPSCMRRPLPLDEAVSIIEQLKARVQDVNQRKERYKLMSDSGGPNPEMKQLASAGSSSFVMLAEERSTPTKQQDMDALTKLVTRRGSDRQVITVWELGGDLGAASKSSIRKAYDNAKNWGCRAWIKLGNPFNLNEFSRSLIDQFCGNGVQGRNQAPPTEDYLIHEQVNNRRYFVVLEDLSTKEDWDAILGSLPDRSDGSRIVVLTQRFQVARYCTGLPYVQYFWANNSVCVFFEEGSLIGRMSDINQLSGYLAKARMEALQVMSVWGIPGVGKSALVRNLCHKKVLQHHKFEKHGWVNVSHPFDVRDFSQCLLLQLVDSHSLELEANDEASRDPVEECRNLLRRHKCLVVIDDLQSTQEWKIIQDALVSRPTESVIIVITNEDTIAINCADRKDLVFNVKPLGIGAAIDLFKTMAESPYFSVDGIEKDSVLQQLISKCGGLPKVIVAIADILAQAFNWTEKASILNGSFVPNLETSPEFCCLRGLFSWMRCYLGALPRHIRKHVAYLLIFPGDSSIRRRRLVMRWGAEGYSTDTENHTSDENGEDLFSRLVKQTMIQPPPLTTTTDMRMVSFEVNTIFREYMISRPLKENIATAIELFVLKGACSPTSRRRGRHLVIEQSWDRDRIVFQNIDFSRLRSLTVFGEWKPFFISENMKVLRVLDLEDASGVTNKDLQNMIKLLPRLKFLSLRGCREINYLPCSVGELRQLQILDVTYTNIVTIPTSITELKKLQYIHAVPAPPEYSSAPHTVAFKSSKLHRYLQLVGVQVMSGIGKLTALHTLGVVNIGAAGGKVILKELRNLTQLRKLGVSGISKKNGKEFCSAILCHSRLESLSVWLNKDNQDCLDGMVHGNTNETSGPVNKLQSLKLYGPVEKLAMWTKQLNNLRKLNLEISTLSEADIKVLGGLKELRILRLCINPQKNGNLKFYVEIAGVEDRCYEMMKVLEIGSRSNLHLTFGSLAMKNLELLTAGSCSNGSQLRFDGLKHLSKLKDVRVIGSKDETLEKNLKDQFADHTSKPALELEEVIPPTQASTGRNDQHYYSFPFYCTTR, encoded by the exons ATGGCAGATGTAGTGCTTGGGGTCGCTAAGTCCTTGGTGGAGGGGACCATAACCAAAGCTCAGGCAGCGATTGAGGAGTCGTCAAAGCTGCAGCAGAGTGCACAGCGTGACTTGGTGTTCATAGCTGGTGAGTTTGAGATGATGCAGTCCTTCCTCAGCACAACCACTGAGGAGCAAGTCACGAACAACATTGTGGGCACCTGGGTGGCTCAGGTCCTTGACCTTGCCTACGACGTGGAAGACGGCATTGAGTTTGTTGTCCACCTAGACAACAAGTCCGACTGGTTGCCCCGCTTGATCCCATCATGCATGCGGCGGCCGCTGCCCCTAGATGAGGCTGTTAGCATCATAGAGCAATTGAAGGCGAGAGTCCAGGATGTGAACCAGAGGAAGGAGCGCTACAAGCTTATGAGTGATTCTGGTGGCCCCAATCCTGAGATGAAGCAGCTGGCCAGTGCTGGTTCATCATCGTTTGTCATGCTTGCTGAAGAAAGGAGCACCCCCACGAAGCAACAAGACATGGATGCTCTCACCAAGTTGGTTACCAGGAGGGGTAGCGACCGTCAGGTGATCACAGTGTGGGAGTTAGGGGGCGACCTTGGAGCAGCGTCAAAGTCCAGCATCAGGAAGGCCTATGACAATGCAAAAAACTGGGGTTGCCGTGCTTGGATCAAGCTTGGGAACCCTTTCAATCTAAATGAGTTTAGCAGAAGCTTGATAGATCAGTTCTGTGGTAATGGTGTCCAGGGGAGAAACCAGGCGCCACCGACAGAAGATTACCTCATCCACGAGCAAGTGAACAACCGACGATATTTCGTTGTCCTAGAAGACCTGTCCACCAAGGAAGACTGGGATGCTATTCTAGGGTCTCTTCCAGACAGGAGTGATGGGAGTCGTATTGTTGTGCTCACACAGCGGTTCCAGGTTGCAAGATACTGCACTGGCCTTCCATACGTTCAGTATTTCTGGGCTAATAACTCTGTTTGTGTCTTTTTCGAGGAG GGTTCCCTTATTGGACGCATGTCAGATATCAATCAACTTTCTGGGTATCTAGCTAAAGCACGTATGGAGGCTTTGCAAGTGATGTCCGTGTGGGGAATACCTGGAGTTGGGAAATCTGCTCTTGTTAGAAATTTGTGCCATAAAAAGGTTCTTCAGCATCACAAATTTGAGAAGCATGGCTGGGTGAATGTATCCCATCCATTCGATGTAAGGGATTTCTCTCAATGCCTGCTTTTGCAGCTTGTCGATTCACATTCTCTGGAACTTGAAGCAAATGATGAAGCTAGTAGAGACCCTGTTGAAGAGTGTCGCAACCTTCTAAGACGTCACAAGTGCCTTGTCGTTATTGATGACCTACAGTCCACACAAGAATGGAAAATAATACAAGATGCCTTGGTATCTAGACCTACTGAAAGTGTTATTATTGTTATTACAAATGAAGACACCATTGCCATAAACTGTGCAGACAGAAAAGATCTCGTGTTCAATGTCAAACCTCTAGGTATTGGTGCAGCCATTGATCTCTTCAAAACAATG GCAGAAAGTCCATATTTTTCTGTAGATGGTATTGAGAAGGACTCGGTGTTACAGCAACTTATTTCAAAATGTGGTGGACTTCCAAAAGTAATTGTTGCTATTGCTGACATTTTGGCCCAAGCCTTTAATTGGACAGAAAAAGCCAGCATTTTGAATGGCAGTTTTGTACCCAACCTGGAGACCAGTCCAGAGTTTTGTTGTTTACGTGGTTTGTTTAGTTGGATGCGTTGCTACCTCGGTGCTTTGCCAAGGCACATCAGGAAGCATGTCGCGTACCTATTAATTTTCCCTGGAGACAGCAGTATTCGACGGCGGCGTTTAGTGATGCGGTGGGGTGCAGAGGGATACTCCACGGACACTGAAAACCATACTTCGGATGAAAATGGGGAGGACCTTTTCTCCAGGCTCGTTAAGCAGACAATGATTCAGCCGCCACCGCTGACAACCACCACAGACATGAGAATGGTCTCATTTGAAGTCAATACGATCTTCCGTGAGTACATGATCTCAAGACCCCTGAAAGAAAATATTGCAACTGCAATTGAGCTCTTTGTACTGAAAGGAGCTTGCAGCCCAACAAGCAGGCGCAGAGGACGGCACCTTGTTATCGAACAAAGCTGGGACAGAGATAGGATTGTGTTCCAGAACATTGACTTTTCGAGGCTAAGGTCCTTGACAGTGTTTGGGGAATGGAAGCCATTCTTCATCTCTGAAAACATGAAGGTGCTTCGGGTGCTTGATCTTGAGGATGCATCAGGTGTGACAAATAAAGACCTCCAGAACATGATAAAGCTGCTGCCTCGCCTCAAGTTCCTTTCTCTCAGAGGATGCCGTGAGATCAACTATCTGCCATGTTCAGTGGGTGAACTAAGGCAACTCCAAATTCTTGATGTCACATACACTAACATAGTCACCATTCCAACGTCCATCACTGAGCTGAAGAAGCTGCAATACATCCATGCTGTACCAGCCCCACCTGAGTATTCATCAGCACCTCATACTGTAGCATTCAAGTCGTCGAAGCTCCACAGATACCTTCAATTAGTTGGTGTCCAGGTGATGTCAGGGATTGGAAAATTGACCGCATTGCATACACTTGGGGTTGTCAATATTGGTGCTGCAGGGGGCAAAGTCATCCTGAAAGAGCTGAGGAATCTCACCCAATTGCGAAAACTTGGAGTGTCTGGGATCAGCAAGAAGAACGGCAAGGAGTTCTGTTCTGCCATCTTGTGTCACTCCCGTCTAGAATCATTGTCAGTATGGCTCAACAAGGACAATCAAGATTGCTTAGATGGCATGGTCCATGGGAACACCAATGAAACGTCAGGGCCTGTGAATAAACTTCAGAGCCTTAAGCTGTATGGGCCTGTAGAAAAATTGGCGATGTGGACTAAGCAGCTTAACAACCTCCGGAAGTTAAATTTGGAGATAAGCACATTATCAGAAGCTGACATAAAAGTCCTTGGGGGCCTTAAAGAACTACGAATTCTACGCCTTTGCATCAATCCACAGAAAAATGGTAACCTCAAGTTTTATGTGGAGATAGCTGGGGTAGAGGATCGCTGCTATGAAATGATGAAGGTTCTTGAGATTGGTAGCAGGTCCAACTTACATTTAACTTTTGGATCATTAGCAATGAAAAATCTTGAGTTACTCACGGCTGGCTCCTGTAGCAACGGATCACAGCTTCGGTTTGATGGGCTAAAACATCTCTCCAAACTCAAGGATGTCCGAGTTATTGGTTCCAAAGATGAAACGCTGGAGAAAAATTTGAAGGACCAATTTGCCGACCATACAAGCAAACCTGCTTTGGAGCTGGAGGAAGTCATTCCGCCGACCCAGGCATCGACTGGACGAAACGATCAACACTACTATTCATTTCCCTTTTACTGTACCACTCGATAA
- the LOC101773200 gene encoding cysteine-rich receptor-like protein kinase 6: protein MANLQSQQSLVSTLPKELPATFMKEITSDFAAGRELGRSVFGIVYKGVLPEGGTIAVKRLAENAPVAPGKTFDTEVTNLMVLQHDNIVQLVGYCHEAQKKVVQHNGRYVIVDMVESCLCYKYLPNGTLDKYLYADTRSINWDTQFQIVKGICQGLHFLHKELDGPLIHMNLVPNSIWLDDNWVPKIADFGLSRLFGQEQTRMYTVNVKGHNGYIAPEYLYRGEISTMSDIYSLGMLILEITTGEKNNSVSDDKSARKFVDRVHQNWKTEEQIIYKYPSLDPNGLQQVKTCIVIGLMCVEADRNKRPSIVDIVDKLNGKRVPIFDQVPPS from the exons ATGGCTAACCTACAGAGCCAGCAGAGCCTAGTAAGTACATTACCAAAAGAACTACCTGCGACCTTTATGAAGGAAATTACCAGCGATTTCGCCGCTGGGCGAGAACTCGGCCGTTCTGTATTTGGAATAGTTTACAAG GGGGTTCTGCCAGAAGGGGGCACGATTGCTGTGAAGAGGCTGGCTGAAAACGCCCCAGTGGCACCTGGCAAAACATTTGATACCGAGGTTACAAATCTTATGGTACTTCAGCACGACAATATTGTACAGTTGGTTGGCTACTGCCATGAAGCACAGAAGAAAGTGGTTCAGCATAATGGAAGATATGTGATTGTAGACATGGTCGAAAGCTGTCTGTGCTATAAATATCTACCAAACGGAACCCTCGACAAGTATCTTTATG CGGACACTAGATCCATTAACTGGGACACGCAATTCCAAATAGTTAAGGGAATCTGCCAGGGTTTACATTTCCTTCACAAGGAATTGGATGGCCCCCTTATTCATATGAATCTTGTGCCTAACTCTATATGGTTGGATGATAACTGGGTGCCAAAGATTGCCGATTTTGGCCTCTCAAGACTTTTTGGCCAAGAGCAGACCCGGATGTACACAGTCAATGTCAAGGGACATAA TGGGTACATAGCTCCGGAATATCTATACAGAGGTGAAATCTCCACCATGTCGGACATATATAGTTTAGGCATGCTTATTCTTGAGATCACGACCGGAGAGAAGAACAATTCAGTTTCTGACGACAAATCTGCAAGAAAATTTGTTGACAGG GTACATCAAAATTGGAAGACAGAGGAGCAAATAATATACAAGTACCCATCACTAGATCCAAATGGCCTCCAGCAAGTAAAAACATGCATTGTAATTGGGCTAATGTGTGTGGAAGCTGATCGGAACAAGAGGCCTTCCATAGTGGATATTGTTGATAAGCTCAATGGCAAACGTGTACCAATATTTGACCAG GTCCCCCCTTCCTAG